DNA from Endomicrobiales bacterium:
GAAGAGTGTAAAAGCGCAGAAGTTTTAAAAGATATTTTTCAAATAATAAATAAAGTTGCGCAAGATGAGGGAATTTCAATGATTATTGATAAAAATGATATTCTTTTTGCTCAACCATATCAAGATATAACTGATAAAGTATTAGACCGTATGAGAGGCCGTTAAAATGCGCTTAAGTTCACTTGAGGTATCACAAATTCTTGCGGGCGAACTAGTAGGTAATGCTAATGTTATTTTAACAGGGGCTGCGGGTTTAGAGCAAGCCGCGGCAAGCGATATATCGTTTGTTTCAAACCCCAAATATTTAAAGCTTCAACAAACAACTAAGGCAGGGCTTCTTTTAGTAAGCTTTAAACCCGATAGTATTAGCACCCCGTATGTGTTAGTTAAAAATACTTACCTTGCATTTGCCAAAATACTTTCTATTATTGAAAAAGAAAATAAAGTAAATCCACCGATTGGTGTGCATAATAGCGCGGTTGTTTATAACAATGTTACTTTAGACCCGTCTGCAAGCATTGGCCCAAATTGTGTTATTGAAAGTGGTGCCTTCGTTGGTGCAAATACAATTATTAAAGCAAATGTTTACATAGGTCAAAATGTAAAAATTGGTTCTGATTGTTTAATATATCCAAATGTTACAGTGCGAGAGAGAGTTACCTTAGGCAATAACGTTATAATTCATTGTGGCGCTGTGATTGGTTCCGACGGTTTTGGTTTTGTGCCTGGTGCTAAGGGGCACTTTAAAATTCCTCAAATCGGCACAGTTGAAATTGGGGACAATGTTTCAATTGGCGCAAATGTTACCATTGACCGCGCCACAACTGATAAAACAATTATTGGCAGTGGAACAAAGATAGATAATTTGGTGCAAATAGCTCACAATGTACAAATTGGGCAAAATTGTTTTATTGTAGCCCAGTCGGGCATTGCTGGTTCTACTAAAATTGGCAATGGGGTAACTGTGGCTGCACAAGCTGGAGTTGTTGGGCATATTAATATTGGCGATGGTGCTACAATAGCTGCACAAGCTGGCGTGATATCAGATGTTGCTTCAGGTGAAGTTGTTTCGGGTTTTCCGGCAAGGCCACATAGGGAAACTTTAAAAACATATGCAATAATGCGGAAATTGCCTGATATTTATGAAAAATTAAAAAAACTAATTAAAAATACGTAAAAAGGGAATAATGTTAAGGCAGCGAACAATTAAGAAAACGGTATCATTGAAAGGTATTGGCCTTCACACAGGCAACATAAGCAAAATAACATTTGTGCCTGCGAAGGAAAACTCAGGTATTAAATTTGTCAGAACCGATCTGCCCGGCGCTCCAAGTATTCAGGCGGATTTTAAAAATGTAACGGTTGCTGTAAGGGGCACTACAATCGCCAGTGGCGAGGCAAAAGTGCACACAGTTGAACATGTGCTTGCCGTTTGTAGCGCATTTGGAATAAACAATTTAGAAATTCACTTAACAAATAATGAACCGCCTGTAATGGATGGGAGCGCAAAACCATTTTGCGACCTGATATTAGCCGCCGGCATAGAAGAGTTTGCCACAGAACAAAATTACATTAAATTAACCGCTCCAATAAGCTATAAAAGCGGTGAAACGCTAATTACAGCTGAGCCATGCGATAAATTTATAATTGATTGTACAATAGGCTACAAACACCCTTTTCTTACTCACCAACAGGCATGTTTTGAAATAACTCAGGATACCTTTATTAAAGAACTTTCCAGCGCGCGTACATTTTGTTTTGACTACGAAATAGAGGCATTGCGTGCCAATGGGCTTGCCAAAGGCGGAGATTTAATGAATGCCATTGTTATTGGCTTTAACGGCATCCGTAATACCGATAAAACACTTAGGTTCCAAGATGAATTTGTGCGTCATAAAATTCTTGACCTAATTGGTGACTTGTCTTTATTGGCAAGGCCGCTTAAGGCAAAAATAACCGCAGTTAAATGTGGACACAACCACAATATAAACTTTGCCGCTGAAATTGCAAAAACATTGCGGTAGAAATCTTCAGGGAAAAAGGGGAAAAATGGAAAACACACAAGAAAAACAAAATTTAACTGGTGGAACAGTTTTAGATATAATTGCAATACAAAAAACTATTCCGCATCGTTACCCATTTTTAATGATTGATAAAGTTGTTATAGTTGAAGAAGTAAAAAGGGCAATAGGTTATAAATGTGTAAGCGGCAATGAAAATTTTTTTCAGGGGCACTTTCCTGGCCAGCCAATAATGCCTGGTGTATTGATTATTGAAGCAATGGCTCAAACTTCTTGTGTTCTTTTTCTTTCAAGGCCAGATTTAAAAAATAAACTGGCGTATTTTATGGCAATAGATGCGGTAAAGTTTAGACGGCCTGTAGTACCTGGTGATATGCTTGAACTAAGGGTTGAGGTTTTGCGTGCAAGAGACCGTGGCGGCAAAATTCGCGGCGAGGCGTATGTAAATGGAAACTTAACTACAGAAGCAGAATTTATGTTTGTCATAGTTGATAAAGAGGGCAAATAATGATTCATAAAACTGCAATAATACACCCAAATGCAAAAATTGAAGACGGAGTTGAAATAGGTCCGTACGCATTTATTGGTGATAGAACTGAAATAAAGAGAGGCACTGTAATTGGCGCGCACGCGTTTGTTGAGTCGGCAAAAATTGGCAATAATTGCAAAATATTCAACTCTGCCTCAGTTGGTTCGGCCCCTCAAGATTTGAAGTACAAAAATGA
Protein-coding regions in this window:
- the fabZ gene encoding 3-hydroxyacyl-ACP dehydratase FabZ, whose product is MENTQEKQNLTGGTVLDIIAIQKTIPHRYPFLMIDKVVIVEEVKRAIGYKCVSGNENFFQGHFPGQPIMPGVLIIEAMAQTSCVLFLSRPDLKNKLAYFMAIDAVKFRRPVVPGDMLELRVEVLRARDRGGKIRGEAYVNGNLTTEAEFMFVIVDKEGK
- the lpxC gene encoding UDP-3-O-acyl-N-acetylglucosamine deacetylase; its protein translation is MLRQRTIKKTVSLKGIGLHTGNISKITFVPAKENSGIKFVRTDLPGAPSIQADFKNVTVAVRGTTIASGEAKVHTVEHVLAVCSAFGINNLEIHLTNNEPPVMDGSAKPFCDLILAAGIEEFATEQNYIKLTAPISYKSGETLITAEPCDKFIIDCTIGYKHPFLTHQQACFEITQDTFIKELSSARTFCFDYEIEALRANGLAKGGDLMNAIVIGFNGIRNTDKTLRFQDEFVRHKILDLIGDLSLLARPLKAKITAVKCGHNHNINFAAEIAKTLR
- the lpxD gene encoding UDP-3-O-(3-hydroxymyristoyl)glucosamine N-acyltransferase, whose amino-acid sequence is MRLSSLEVSQILAGELVGNANVILTGAAGLEQAAASDISFVSNPKYLKLQQTTKAGLLLVSFKPDSISTPYVLVKNTYLAFAKILSIIEKENKVNPPIGVHNSAVVYNNVTLDPSASIGPNCVIESGAFVGANTIIKANVYIGQNVKIGSDCLIYPNVTVRERVTLGNNVIIHCGAVIGSDGFGFVPGAKGHFKIPQIGTVEIGDNVSIGANVTIDRATTDKTIIGSGTKIDNLVQIAHNVQIGQNCFIVAQSGIAGSTKIGNGVTVAAQAGVVGHINIGDGATIAAQAGVISDVASGEVVSGFPARPHRETLKTYAIMRKLPDIYEKLKKLIKNT